In a single window of the Paenibacillus sp. MMS20-IR301 genome:
- a CDS encoding GNAT family N-acetyltransferase: MIRYRRPKQDDTVIFDLIEKQLVPLSHLPQTIINQVRKDLPRRLGQGVTLVACPDYESDPLGFVHFMLHGDLLYIDMLAIAPGARRKRYGNMLMDRAERFALSRACRRAKVSVDTGNTAGLAFYEKSGYNVARYQPQNYCYELEKQFI, translated from the coding sequence ATGATTCGTTACCGCAGACCCAAGCAGGATGACACCGTCATTTTCGACTTGATTGAAAAGCAGCTTGTCCCGTTATCCCATCTTCCGCAAACGATCATCAATCAGGTCCGGAAAGATCTGCCCCGCCGTCTGGGGCAGGGCGTCACTCTTGTCGCTTGTCCAGATTACGAAAGTGATCCGCTGGGGTTCGTGCACTTCATGCTGCACGGGGATTTGTTATATATCGATATGCTTGCTATTGCACCGGGTGCAAGGCGTAAGCGTTATGGAAATATGCTTATGGACCGGGCAGAGCGGTTTGCACTATCCCGTGCTTGCCGCAGGGCTAAAGTCTCCGTCGATACCGGAAATACCGCCGGTCTCGCCTTTTATGAAAAATCGGGCTACAATGTAGCCCGTTATCAGCCGCAAAACTACTGTTATGAGCTTGAAAAACAATTCATCTGA
- a CDS encoding ABC transporter permease → MEILGQLLNTTLVFSTALIFAALGGIFSERSGVVNIGLEGLMMFGAFAAAVGGYYAQEAGMGEWAPWVGVLSAMAVGVIGSLIHAVASITFKADQTISGTVINFLAAGSTLYMVKLIFDGSGETPLIDGFSKVSIPGLSKIPVIGEGIFNSYPTTYLAIILVIVIYFVLFKTPFGLRLRAVGEHPSAADTLGVNVNKMRYVGVMLSGMLAGIGGATITLTTTGTFAHNTISGQGFIAIAAMIFGKWNPLGAFGAAVFFGLSQAIRNYVQLFEWSKSIPQEFIFMIPYVLTIIVLVSAVGRSSAPKALGEPYDPSKR, encoded by the coding sequence ATGGAAATCTTAGGCCAATTACTTAATACTACGCTTGTTTTTTCCACGGCGCTTATATTCGCTGCCCTTGGCGGCATCTTCTCTGAACGCTCCGGTGTCGTTAACATCGGTCTGGAAGGCTTGATGATGTTTGGCGCTTTTGCTGCTGCTGTAGGCGGTTATTATGCCCAGGAAGCGGGAATGGGCGAGTGGGCTCCATGGGTTGGTGTGCTTAGTGCAATGGCTGTAGGCGTGATCGGTTCACTGATTCATGCGGTGGCCTCTATAACCTTCAAGGCCGATCAGACGATCAGCGGTACGGTTATTAACTTCCTGGCCGCAGGTAGTACACTTTACATGGTTAAGCTGATCTTCGACGGTTCCGGTGAGACACCGCTGATTGACGGCTTCAGCAAAGTGTCTATTCCCGGACTCTCCAAGATTCCGGTAATTGGTGAAGGGATATTCAATTCCTATCCAACGACTTATTTAGCGATCATTCTGGTAATTGTCATTTATTTTGTCCTGTTCAAAACTCCGTTTGGTCTCCGGCTGCGTGCAGTCGGCGAACATCCGAGTGCTGCTGACACGCTGGGTGTAAATGTAAACAAGATGAGATACGTCGGCGTAATGCTGAGCGGAATGCTGGCAGGTATCGGCGGAGCGACAATTACTTTAACTACTACGGGTACATTTGCGCATAACACGATCTCCGGGCAAGGCTTTATTGCAATTGCAGCGATGATCTTCGGGAAATGGAACCCGCTCGGCGCCTTCGGAGCCGCTGTATTCTTCGGCCTGTCCCAGGCGATCCGCAACTATGTGCAATTGTTTGAATGGTCGAAGAGTATTCCGCAGGAATTTATTTTCATGATTCCTTATGTGCTTACCATCATCGTGCTGGTCAGTGCGGTCGGCCGGTCTTCGGCTCCTAAAGCATTGGGTGAACCATACGACCCGAGCAAACGCTAA
- a CDS encoding ABC transporter permease: MSRIKKIFATDSYVIPVVAILMGFLVGAIVMLIGGYDPVAAYSALFKRVFGSPYDFGEAVREMTPLMLTGLAVAFAFRSGMFNIGADGQVMIGMTAASVVGIKLGGILPAFLLVPLAVIAAGVCGGLWAGIAGYLKAKRGINEVITTIMLNWIALFLSNYIVRTFLLLQGQNRSEDNPASLSMTFLFSTFDNARLHWGTVIALAAASFFYIYLWKTKQGYEMRAVGLNPHAAEYAGMNVGRNVIKAMFISGVFAGLAGAGEVLGVFHYQSVFAASPGYGFDGIAVALLGLTHPLGVILAAILYGTLTYGSAGMSFGADVPPELIRIVIGSIIFFIAAQGIVRWVLKPFYFKRKKEKVL, from the coding sequence ATGTCTAGAATCAAAAAAATATTCGCAACAGACAGCTATGTTATTCCTGTTGTAGCGATTCTGATGGGTTTCCTGGTCGGTGCTATTGTCATGCTGATTGGCGGATACGACCCAGTCGCTGCTTACTCCGCGCTGTTCAAACGCGTCTTCGGCAGCCCGTATGACTTTGGTGAGGCGGTTCGTGAGATGACACCGCTGATGTTAACGGGTCTTGCTGTAGCCTTTGCCTTCCGTTCGGGGATGTTCAACATTGGTGCCGATGGCCAGGTCATGATCGGGATGACAGCTGCCTCTGTAGTCGGCATTAAGCTGGGCGGCATACTGCCGGCATTCCTGCTTGTCCCGCTTGCAGTTATTGCTGCCGGGGTATGCGGCGGACTTTGGGCCGGTATTGCCGGCTATCTGAAGGCGAAGCGCGGAATCAATGAAGTTATAACAACCATCATGCTGAACTGGATTGCGCTTTTCCTGTCGAACTATATTGTCCGGACGTTCCTGCTGTTACAAGGGCAGAACCGGTCGGAAGATAATCCGGCATCCCTTTCCATGACATTCCTGTTCTCGACATTTGATAATGCCCGTCTGCACTGGGGAACAGTTATTGCCCTTGCAGCTGCTTCGTTCTTCTATATCTACCTGTGGAAGACCAAACAGGGATATGAGATGCGTGCAGTTGGCTTGAACCCGCATGCTGCAGAATATGCCGGAATGAATGTGGGACGTAATGTAATCAAAGCCATGTTTATCAGTGGTGTGTTTGCCGGACTGGCCGGAGCAGGTGAAGTGCTGGGCGTGTTCCATTATCAATCGGTATTCGCAGCTTCCCCGGGCTATGGCTTTGACGGGATCGCTGTTGCCCTGCTTGGCTTGACGCATCCGCTTGGTGTTATTCTTGCGGCTATTCTGTACGGTACACTAACCTATGGTTCAGCGGGCATGAGCTTTGGTGCAGATGTGCCTCCCGAGCTGATCCGTATTGTCATCGGTTCGATCATATTCTTTATTGCTGCGCAGGGCATTGTACGCTGGGTGCTTAAACCGTTTTACTTCAAGCGCAAGAAAGAGAAGGTGTTGTAG
- a CDS encoding ABC transporter ATP-binding protein, whose translation MSAAAPVVELKQITKRFPGIIANDSISLTLEKGEIHALLGENGAGKSTLMNIVFGLYQPDEGSIEIDGKPVIIDNPNKAIELGIGMVHQHFKLVEPFTVTENIVLGMEPKKGLKIDYKSAAEQVRKLSEQYGLQVNPNAKIHDISVGMQQRVEIMKTLYRGADILIFDEPTAVLTPQEITELMAIMKRLVAEGKSIILITHKLKEIMQISDRVTIIRRGKVIDTVKTSETNPNELAEKMVGRGVTFKVDKQPAHIGTSILKLSDVSSKSKDGVPVLNGLSFEVKAGEILGIAGVDGNGQSELIQAITGLRKIDSGSITVSGKEIANLSPRKVSEMNVSHIPEDRHKHGLVLDFTVSENMVLETYYKSPYNQNGFLNKDVIDKHAEDLVKQFDVRTPSIENKARSLSGGNQQKAIIAREIDKNPTLLIAAQPTRGLDVGAIEFVQKQLIAQRDQGKAVLLISFELDEIMNVSDRIAVIYEGQIVGEVYPQDTNDQELGLMMAGSLKRGGQADV comes from the coding sequence ATGAGTGCTGCGGCTCCTGTCGTAGAGTTGAAGCAAATCACAAAACGCTTTCCCGGTATTATAGCGAACGACTCCATCAGTCTGACGCTGGAAAAAGGGGAGATTCATGCGCTGCTTGGTGAGAACGGGGCAGGCAAGTCAACCTTGATGAATATCGTATTCGGACTGTACCAGCCCGATGAAGGCAGCATCGAAATCGACGGGAAACCGGTTATTATCGATAACCCCAATAAGGCTATTGAGCTGGGCATTGGTATGGTTCACCAGCATTTCAAGCTTGTAGAGCCTTTTACGGTAACCGAGAACATTGTTCTTGGCATGGAGCCGAAAAAAGGTCTTAAAATTGACTATAAATCCGCTGCGGAGCAGGTTCGTAAGCTATCGGAGCAGTACGGTCTACAAGTCAATCCGAATGCTAAAATTCATGACATTTCGGTAGGCATGCAGCAACGGGTAGAAATTATGAAAACCCTGTACCGCGGAGCGGATATACTTATATTCGACGAGCCTACTGCTGTGCTAACGCCACAGGAAATTACGGAACTAATGGCGATTATGAAGCGGCTCGTTGCTGAAGGCAAGTCCATTATTCTTATTACACATAAGCTCAAAGAAATTATGCAGATTTCCGACCGGGTAACCATTATCCGGCGCGGGAAGGTAATTGATACGGTTAAGACTTCCGAAACGAACCCTAATGAACTGGCAGAGAAGATGGTTGGGCGCGGAGTCACCTTCAAGGTGGACAAGCAGCCTGCACATATCGGAACCAGCATCTTGAAGCTGTCTGACGTCAGCAGTAAAAGCAAAGACGGCGTTCCTGTGCTGAATGGGCTTAGCTTTGAAGTGAAGGCGGGCGAAATTCTGGGGATTGCCGGGGTAGACGGTAACGGTCAGAGCGAGCTGATTCAGGCAATAACCGGGCTGCGTAAAATTGACTCCGGTTCAATCACGGTTTCCGGTAAGGAAATTGCTAATCTGTCTCCGCGTAAAGTATCTGAGATGAACGTTTCCCATATTCCGGAAGACCGGCATAAGCATGGGCTTGTGCTCGATTTCACTGTGAGTGAAAATATGGTTCTGGAAACGTATTATAAGAGCCCGTATAACCAGAACGGCTTCCTAAACAAGGATGTTATTGATAAGCATGCAGAGGATCTGGTGAAGCAGTTCGATGTGCGTACGCCTTCGATCGAGAACAAAGCCCGGTCATTATCCGGCGGTAATCAGCAGAAAGCGATTATTGCGCGGGAAATAGACAAAAATCCGACGCTTCTCATTGCTGCGCAGCCGACACGCGGTCTTGATGTCGGGGCGATTGAGTTCGTACAAAAGCAGCTGATCGCACAGCGTGATCAGGGCAAAGCAGTATTGCTGATTTCATTCGAACTGGATGAAATTATGAATGTATCCGACAGAATTGCCGTTATTTATGAAGGCCAGATCGTCGGAGAAGTATACCCGCAGGATACGAATGACCAGGAACTGGGTCTTATGATGGCGGGAAGCTTGAAGCGGGGGGGCCAGGCGGATGTCTAG